The region CGAGGACGGTGCTGCCACGTCCGATGGTGGTCCCTTCCCGGCCGCGCACACCGACTACGTCTACCTGTTGATGCCGGTGCGCCTTCCCGGCTGATCGGATCGCACCGGAGAAGGGACTTTCGATGCAGTTAGGTCTCGTCGGCCTGGGCAAGATGGGTTTCAACATGCGGGCCCGCCTGCGCGACGGCGGTCACGAGGTCGTGGGATACGACCCGAGGCCCGAGGTGTCCGATGTCGCGTCCCTTGCCGACCTTGCCGGCGCGCTCGCCACCCCCCGCGTCGTGTGGGTGATGGTGCCCTCGGGGACCGTCACCGACAGCACCATCAAGGAACTCTCCGAGGTCCTCGGCGAGGGCGATCTGGTGATCGACGGGGGTAACTCGCGCTACACCGAGGATGCACCGCACGCGGAACTGTTGGGCGCCAAGGGTATTGCCTTCGTCGACGCCGGCGTGTCCGGAGGGATCTGGGGGTTGACCGAGGGCTATGGGCTGATGGTCGGCGGGAGCGATGCCGACGTCGAGCGTGCCATGCCGATCTTCGACACGCTGCGTCCCCCCGGACCGCGGGAGGACGGGTTCGTCCACGTGGGGCCGGTCGGAGCAGGTCATTTCGCCAAGATGGTGCACAACGGCGTGGAGTACGCGCTGATGACGGCGTATGCCGAGGGCTACGAACTGCTGGCCGCCGAGGATCTGGTGAAGGACCCGCAGGCGGTCTACCAGGCGTGGTCCAACGGCACCGTGGTCCGGTCGTGGCTGCAGCAACTCCTGGCCCGGGCCCTCAAAGACGATCCGGGACTCGTGGAGATCAGCGGCTACACCGAGGATTCCGGGGAGGGCCGGTGGACGGTCGAGGAGGCCATCCGGCTGCGGGTGCCCGTGCCGGGCATCGCGGCGTCGCTGTTCGCGCGCTTCCTGTCGCGGCAGGACGATTCGCCCACGATGAAGGCGGTCGCCGCGCTGCGTAACCAGTTCGGCGGTCACGCGGTCAAGCGGGTCAGCGAGTCCGGGTGACCGAGGGGTATCCGTGTACGTTCGTCATCTCGCGCTGACGGACTTCCGGTCATGGCCGCGGGTCGAGTTGGAGCTCGAGCCGGGGCGCACGGTCTTCGTCGGGCCGAATGGCTTCGGCAAAACGAATCTCCTTGAGGCCCTCTGGTATTCGTCGACGCTGGGCTCGCACCGGGTGGCGTCGGACGCCCCGCTGGTCCGGGCCGGTGCCGAGCGCGCGGTGGTGTCGACCATCGTCGTGAACGACGGGCGCGAACTCGCCGTCGACCTGGACATCACCTCCGGGCGGGCGAACAAGGCGCGGTTGAACCGCTCCCCGGTGCGGTCGGCGCGCGAGATCCTCGGGGTGCTGCGCGCGGTGTTGTTCGCACCGGAAGATCTCGCGCTGGTGCGCGGGGACCCCGGGGAGCGTCGACGCTACCTCGACGAACTGGCCACCACCCGTCGGCCGCGGATCGCCGCGGTGCGGGCCGACTACGACAAGGTGGTGCGCCAGCGGACGGCGCTGTTGAAGACGGCCGCAGGCGCCCGGTACCGCGGTGACCGCGGCGCGTTGGAGACCCTCGACGTGTGGGACGGCCACCTGGCCGCGCACGGCGCCCAATTGGTCGCCGCCCGTGTGGAACTCGTCCGCGAACTGGCGCCCGAGGTCGAGAAGGCCTATCAACTGCTGGCGCCGGCGTCCCGGCCCGCCGCCATCCGCTACCGCAGCGGTGTGGAGGTGGTCGAGGACGAGGCGGCCGCGGGCAACAGCGACCCGGAGGTGTTCGAGGCCGCCCTGCTCGATGCGCTGAGCCGGCGCCGGGATGCCGAACTGGAACGCGGGGTCTGTCTTGTCGGACCGCACCGCGATGATCTGGAGTTGCGGCTGGGTGACCAGCCGGCGAAAGGTTTTGCCAGTCATGGGGAGTCGTGGTCGGTGGCCCTGGCTCTGAGGTTGGCGGCCTATGAACTGTTGCGCGCGGAGGGAGGAGATCCGGTGTTGCTGCTCGACGACGTGTTCGCCGAACTGGACAGTGCGCGGCGTGCGGCGCTGGCCCAGGTGGCCGAGTCGGCCGAACAGGTGCTCGTGACCGCGGCGGTCCACGACGACATCCCGCCGCACTGGGATGCCCGTCGCGTCGAGATCACGATGACAGACGGGGACACCGGGCGGATCTCGGTGGCGCAGCCATGACCGACGACGAGCCGGATCAGCCCGCCGGTGACACCGCGCCGCCGGCTCACCTGGCGGGCATGAAGGGTATGGACCTGGTGCGGCGTGTCCTGGAGGAAGCGCGCGGCGCGGCACGCGTGCAGGGCAAGGACGTCGGACGCGGCCGCACCTCCCCCGCTCCCCGGCGGTCGGCGCCGACCAGCCGGCGGCGGTGGTCGGGGCCGGGGCCCGACCACCGGGATCCTCAACTGCTCGGGTCGGCGACCAGCGAGCTCGCCAAGAGCCGGGGCTGGTCGACGCGCGTCGCCGAGGGCGCCGTGTTCGGACGTTGGCGCGCCGTCGTGGGCGACCAGATCGCCGCGCACGCGGAACCGACGTCGTTGCACGAGGGCGTGCTGACGGTGGCGGCGGAGTCGACGGCCTGGGCGACCCAGCTGCGGATGGTGCAGGCCCAGATCCTGGCGAAGATCGCCGCCGCGGTCGGCGACGGTGTCGTCACGTCGCTGAAGATCACCGGTCCCGTCGGTCCGTCGTGGCGGAAGGGCCCGTACAGCGTCCGCGGCCGGGGACCCCGCGACACGTACGGCTGAGGTCCTCGCCCGGGCGATGCTGAGAGCCGCCAGGACGCGACCGAACACTTTCCGAAGCGTCAAGACCTATCTGTTACCGAGAAATTCCGCGCACGGCGCTATCAGGTATGTGGAAACGCCGCCACAGAATCGGTCCTGACGGTGGTTGCCGGTAGACTGGTGCGAGATATGCGAGCGGTATGTCACCGCCTGCCTGCGAACCCCAAGGAGACGCGTCCAACGTGGCTGCCCAGAAGAAGAATGCTCCGAGTGAGTACGGCGCCGACTCGATCAAGGTCCTCGAAGGTCTGGAAGCGGTCCGCAAGCGCCCGGGCATGTACATCGGGTCCACCGGCGAGCGCGGTCTGCATCACCTGATCTGGGAGGTGGTCGACAACGCCGTCGACGAGGCGATGGCCGGCTTCGCGACCAAGGTCGACGTCCGGATTCTCGAGGACGGCGGCGTCCAGGTCA is a window of Mycolicibacterium chubuense NBB4 DNA encoding:
- a CDS encoding DUF721 family protein yields the protein MTDDEPDQPAGDTAPPAHLAGMKGMDLVRRVLEEARGAARVQGKDVGRGRTSPAPRRSAPTSRRRWSGPGPDHRDPQLLGSATSELAKSRGWSTRVAEGAVFGRWRAVVGDQIAAHAEPTSLHEGVLTVAAESTAWATQLRMVQAQILAKIAAAVGDGVVTSLKITGPVGPSWRKGPYSVRGRGPRDTYG
- the gnd gene encoding phosphogluconate dehydrogenase (NAD(+)-dependent, decarboxylating) translates to MQLGLVGLGKMGFNMRARLRDGGHEVVGYDPRPEVSDVASLADLAGALATPRVVWVMVPSGTVTDSTIKELSEVLGEGDLVIDGGNSRYTEDAPHAELLGAKGIAFVDAGVSGGIWGLTEGYGLMVGGSDADVERAMPIFDTLRPPGPREDGFVHVGPVGAGHFAKMVHNGVEYALMTAYAEGYELLAAEDLVKDPQAVYQAWSNGTVVRSWLQQLLARALKDDPGLVEISGYTEDSGEGRWTVEEAIRLRVPVPGIAASLFARFLSRQDDSPTMKAVAALRNQFGGHAVKRVSESG
- the recF gene encoding DNA replication/repair protein RecF (All proteins in this family for which functions are known are DNA-binding proteins that assist the filamentation of RecA onto DNA for the initiation of recombination or recombinational repair.), with protein sequence MYVRHLALTDFRSWPRVELELEPGRTVFVGPNGFGKTNLLEALWYSSTLGSHRVASDAPLVRAGAERAVVSTIVVNDGRELAVDLDITSGRANKARLNRSPVRSAREILGVLRAVLFAPEDLALVRGDPGERRRYLDELATTRRPRIAAVRADYDKVVRQRTALLKTAAGARYRGDRGALETLDVWDGHLAAHGAQLVAARVELVRELAPEVEKAYQLLAPASRPAAIRYRSGVEVVEDEAAAGNSDPEVFEAALLDALSRRRDAELERGVCLVGPHRDDLELRLGDQPAKGFASHGESWSVALALRLAAYELLRAEGGDPVLLLDDVFAELDSARRAALAQVAESAEQVLVTAAVHDDIPPHWDARRVEITMTDGDTGRISVAQP